In Schizosaccharomyces osmophilus chromosome 1, complete sequence, the genomic window TATAGATTCCTAAGTTTTTTGGCTGAATGTTGGCCTATATACGAAAAAAACTGTACTCTCAGTAgacatttgtttttgctagGTGACTTCTCTCTCATTAGTTACATTAAGTTTATGTGCGGCGTTTTCAATTTCGCAAACTATGATGCTTTTATTTCGGAAGTTGAAAATTTGCTACCAGAGAACGTTCCCCTGGCCGCTGTCTCAGACATTCAGATATCCAAGTACCGTGCTGTTAATGATAAAGCAGAAATGAAACTTGAAGACTTTGCTGATCATTTTGCCTACGAAGCTTATGTGGACAGAGAATGTGTTTATGCTGAAAACGTAACAAGTAGGATTTTTGATAATTATCCAGACTTGGCTGGATTATTTGGTGCGTCGCGCTTATCGGATATGGATGATACTATTCTGACCACCATTCAAAAATCCAATCTTTATAGTTTGCGTCCTGATGATTGTACCATATATCTATATCGCCTTATCGAGTCTTGTTTTGATTACTGTCACAATGAAGGTAGTGGTTTTAATAATAATGTCTTATGGAGTGTACTACGAAGTTTTTTTAATGCATGGCGCATTCACCCAGGAACTGGCTGTTGTATTGTTTTAGACGTTTTGCGGAAGTTTGtcgaagaaaatatattaaaGTTTTCTCAAATGCGTGATCTATTTCATGCACTTTTTGTTCTTATTCGTGATTGTGATTATTCTACTTGGACCATTCGTGATTCTCAGCAATATTCTGAGCTATTGTATTACTATCACCGTAAAGCGCTAAGCGAGTTAGTTGAAACTCTTGGTTTTTGCCCTCGTTCCTCTGAAGTGTCACGGCTTATATTGGACATCATGAACAATTACATTTTCTGCAATCCTCTGTTTACTAAAAATCAGAATGACTTGAACGATGTTTATAatagtttcttttctgaTTTGCGATTGAAATtttctgaatttttttctaaactCGTAAATCAAGAGTTAGCAGGAGATCCGGAAACAGATTTGGTAGGATTACGAGTAGTTGGTATGCAATTGCAAGCTACGCACGAAACTCTGAAAGCTAAtttcaaaacgaaaatttttaatCAACTGCTAGTCGCGGATGTCTTTGCTGAAGTTACTCTTgatttatattttgaaaaattacctactttaatgaagaaatatGTTAACATTCCTTCTTCTGAAATATCGGAAACCAGTATCGACCGAATCAACTCTCTTTACAAGCAATCACGAGATATTGTAACGAGCATGAATAAATCCTCTCTCAATTATCCAGAGTTCTATCGCTATTTTAGTgttgaatttgtttatcGAAACTTAAGCATCATTATCGAAAAGGCTATTGCTAGTATTGTACCGGTTATAGTCCAGGAATCTTTCCTTCCACAGCAGGCAAGATTTTGCTCGGAGTCGTCAAAGACAATTTTGGATCCACTCCAAGagtcttttgattttttacaaaagataGATTGGCCGGATGATGGGGAAGTATACAAGTTTTATATTCACATTGGGAAATTAATCGAGAAACTAATTCACCACTATGTGAATTGTCTTCAAATCCTGTACTTTGCAAACATTGATgataatatttttaatCCTATGAAAGGTCAACATTTTGAGGGCATTCCCGTGGATAAGCTCAAGGAAAAAGCCAATAGTCTGCATAAACATTACGACAAGCCAAGTTCATTTCAAGTATATGAAGAATCCTTGACTCTAATCAACACAGTGCGATTGGTGAAAGACTGGATGATGGTATTAAACCAACGGCTGGATCATAAAATTATAGAGGAAAAGTCTTTACCGTACAAGCATGCAGAGTCAGTGAACTGCAAATTTGTGTTTTCAGTCTTAGCGGCTCATATTATGGTCCCTATAGATGCACCCTTTGAATATTATGTTGTGCTTCAAGATGAGAAGTCAGAATTTTCAAGACAAACCCATTCTGTTCGGGATGCAATTTTGCCTACATGGAAAGAAATGATGGAATTGAGAATTAAAGGGCGGAAATGTTATAAAATAGCGctttttcagaagaatTACGAAACAGGCTCAAAGGAAATATATGGCTGTGCAAATGTAGAAATTGATCCTGAAAAGTTCAAAAAGGAGCATGATAAGACTATGTGGGTCGATCTGAATGAAGGTGGACGGGTTTTACTTAAAGAACAGGTGCTCATAATACGAGAAAGCCCAGGCTTTTATTATTCGAGTTTGGTCGATTTCCTTTCCgtttctgaagaaaaaatgttgAATGCAATGTCTGCAGGGTTAATCACATTCATTCGTGGGTTTATGGAACGAGGAGGCTTATTCAAGCTTGTTCGATACTTGAATGAGGAAGGAGAACCAGAGCGGTCAAATCCGGAAGAGGACCCAGATTATAAAACTGTGGCAGAACGAGAACAACAAGGTCTACTTGCCGAAATGGATGAAGTGTTTTACTGGTTTTATGTGAACATGTTGCCCAAACCactatttattttgctATCACGGTTATGGTTTAATCTTGTGGAAATCATCCGAGATATTTTGATTCCTGTGACTTCAAAGTCACCAGCGTTGCAGAGGATACCGTTAAACCGCAAAGAGCTTCGGGTTGTCTACTCATGGctcaatttgttttatgatttcttccaaaactttCGGGACATTGTTCCTCTTGATTTTCTCAACACAGATGATTACAAGAGTGTGAAATCCCTTAAGGACTATTACTTTGTAAAAGGTCATGCTATGGATGATGATGACGATGACGACGACTTGTAGAGACTCAAATGTACGGTTGTGGTGTTGTTTTTCGTGGTGAAATAATTTGGATGTTATCCAAAAGGAAGGCAGGGCTTGGATAAGGATATAAAGATATAAATATGAAATGATATAAAGGTTGGTTCGAATGAAATTGTATTTGGTATCTAGCTAGGTTACTAGGTTTGGATATTGAGCATAACTAACAAAATGAACGTACGGGGATTCCAATTCATACATACATGGAattatatttctttctcgACTTTGAACAAGACATTTTGTATCCGTCGACTTTTGTTAGACTTGAACTCGCTCGCTCTCTTTGTATATGAAATCGTGCTGGAAAAAGCACGTCTGTTTTAATGGACATTATCTTCACTAGCCTTCCTCACTTTTACAacctttttattcttttgaacCAAAACgactttttattcatttctaTTCATAAAACACTCGTAAATTTTCGTCATTAAACTGTTACTCATATACAGACGCATATTAATGCAAAGCAAGACGAGAATGCATCCCTTGGATTCTGAAATTCTTCAGAAAGGATGATTAAAATCAACACactcttcttttcgtttataTCCTTGTGCATGAAAAGGCAATGGCCACAAATAGAATAGGGGTATATTACAGATGGAATCTGATCTTAACCCATCAAAACATCGATAGCATTCGATGGCTCGTGGAATCCTTCTAATTGTTTCCCAATACGGAGTCTCATGTTTAGAATTGCTTCACACCCTGGTGTTGACGATGAGGAGTGATCTTGCCTTCGGAAAGGATCTTGGAGCAGACATCAACGTCCTTACTAGTACCGAAAGCGTTTTCGAGTTCCAACTTGGAGGCCTTTGAAAGCTCACCTTCACTTCCCTTGTTCAAGGAAAAGACTTGGAAAGAGTCAACCACCTGGGTCAAAGGGATGGTCTTGTCAGAGCGCCAGTTGTTCACATCGTTTTGGCTAGCAGCAATAATGACGAAGGAAGCAGCGTCGGTTTGGTAGAAAACGCGAGTTTGATTAGCAGGTCCACTAGACATGTTGTTTAAATAGTTACAATAACTTCAAAGGTCTAAATAAACCGATAAATGCAGAAATTCGTTAAAAGAGTGAGCGCTTTGTAATAGTaatctttccttttttatgagGATATTACTACTTAAATTCAATGGTTTGAATGATGCTGAAACACGGGAGAATTGCCCTTTATATACTTTGCTCAGAGCATCTTCCATAATTCCATCGATGGAAGTATACGTAATAAAAATTACGTCACACTTGCGTTTGCTGAGGTTCGTTTTAGAAGCGAGGAATGACAACACATAGACCAAGGTACGTaggagaaaagaaaagaagcttcCCAACTTTTTACCGAGACGAAACATGACGTCAAGTGTAAacaacagaaaaaagaaaattcaagAAACACACTCCTGCAAAGGAAtggaaaatcaaaattacTAGAGGCTTGTTTGCTTGTCTatttggtttgtttgtttgtttacgtgAAAATATGGGGGAATAAAAGAATGCTTGTTATTAAAATGCAGATTACTGATACAGAGTTTCATTTCGCTAGTCATAAAATGGAGAGAATTCGTGTTTAATGGAGAATGAGAATAcccaaatgaaaaggaaaaggacGATGGATGGACGGACGGATGGGTCGATGGGTCGATACTCTCTCGTCGTTCTCGTTTGACAGGTCCCGTCGGTTGGTGTGAGTTGATTTGTCTTATGGGTATGTCATTCGGTGCATGCCTGCCactttgaaaaagtcaTGTTCCAAAGCAGCTTCAGCGCTAAGTCGCTTCGATGCTGTATGAGATTTGTTagctttttgaatttgctaATGTAGGGTCTTGAAACTTACGCTGTAACTCGAGCAACTTGTCCAGCAAGTCAATGACAAGAGCAACTTCATATCCGGCACTCACATCCAGTAAAGAGTTTTCGTCGCTTTTTGTGATGCTGCCAATCAGATCGAGCCAGTTATGCTTTTGATCTTGCACTGTTGTGAGATTGTCAGACCAGATTTGTCCTAGTCAAGAATTAGTGAACCATGAAcccttttttcaaatgaagagatgccaacttctttttcttttttattttcgctttcctttttattcttaCTTACCATGCAACAAGGCACATCTGGACATTTGATTTCTCCCAAAAATGTGTGCGAGCTCAACAATGGCATCGATGTCGTCCTCACATCGGAAAAAAGGGTATCTTCGAGTCAGAAAACACAGGAGAATTACTCCCACTGACCAAACATCAATAATGGATGTTTGGTATTGGCAACGAAATAGCACTTCTGGAGCCCTGAATCCCCGTGTGCCTGCCCGATCAGCTCTCTTGGTAGGGCGAGGATCGTGAACTAGATATCCGTCGGACGGATCTGCGATGGTCTTCTCAAAGGGATAAAAGTCATAATACTTGCCGTCCTGCTTTAGTTTTCGTAATCGGTCAATGCAGCAGTTCTCGGAAGGCGTATCTGCCACCTGCCATTGAGCAAGTCCAAAGTCAAGAATCACTCCCCTTTGAGTATATGGATTCCATGCAAAATTTCCGGGTTTGATGTCTCGGTGGATAATTCCTTTGGAAGCGATGTGTGCAAGTCCTTTCAGTAGGTCCTGTAGGTAGGTAGCAATTTCGGGCAGTGTGTACTTCATGTAAAAGTCTCGGAATTCTGCATGTTGGATAAATGGAAGCACTATTAATACTTGATCTTGATGTCGGACAGCGGTAATCATGTTGAGGACGCATTCACTGCCACGAAGCTCATGAAGCATTTCCAGCTCCGTCTGGATGCGGGATGGCAAAACCGTTGCATATACTCTTTTAATGGCAACAAATTGCTGTCGTAAGCGCTTTCCCTTTTCGTGTccattttgattttctatTTGCGAAGTAATCCAATACGAATTGTCGTAGCTATCAAAGTGTCTATCAATAGCTTTAAACACACTGCTAAAGCTACCAGCTCCTACGAGCTTTACAACATGGTAATCCTCTTCAATGCTTGGAAATGCTTGTACAAGCTTTGCAATTTCAGGCAAGTCTTCCCGATCAACATCATTAGCGTAAATGCCGGTATTTCCAAACGGTAATAGCATAGAAAGCATTATTTCTGCTTAtgtttattatattatatttGTGTTTGGCTGTGTACAAGCTTGGTTCgcttctctttttatacatgcattgtttgtttacatttgaGTCGGTCTTTTCCCTAACCCAAACAAACACCATgtccttcattttcatcacCATTGgtcaaaattttttagGAATcatgattttttaaatctaTATCGAAAAGTTCGATGCATCTCTTCCCCATTTTGAAGCCTGTACTCGtttctgtttgttttctttccgACCCAAAAATCTAAATTTCCAAAGAGATTTTTcgaaattccttttttcttttttctctttttttttgttttagctttcttcaaatcgCTTCAACGACTGGTTTTGGATGGTCGAAACCAACGGTCGAACATTTGGGTCAGACTAACCtgcaaaaaggaatgatTTCGAAGCATTCATGACCATACTTTTAcaatttctatttcaattttattttcttctctacTCGtgcattttttcttttcttcaaccttTGATTTCATCCAACCcaagtttgtttatttactattAAAGATGTTGTAGCTCAGTAACCcattttggtaaaaaaaCCATTGTATTCATGGGACAGATGGGTTTAATGtctatcttttctttttctttttcatttctattgaaatgaaaaccTGAAATTGGAAAGCTTCGAGTTGCTTGCTGTtgttgttattttttatttttatatttttcaagaaaaggaaatgtttATGGCTTTGGGATTTGCTAGAGCAAATGAAGGACTTTAGCATGAATGGGTTGGATCTGCTTAAACGATTTCTTAGAAGTTGTTCGATTCATTTCCGGTGGACTGGGCTCCTGCTGAAGGAGAAAATTCAACTCTGTGTCCATACTAAAAAGAGCTCCATTGATTTGCCAAGgagtgttttttttttggaaattctAAAAGAATTGTAATAAGAACAGTTTCAGATTTCCTGAAATCATTAAATTCACCCATA contains:
- the rtc3 gene encoding SBDS family protein Rtc3 is translated as MSSGPANQTRVFYQTDAASFVIIAASQNDVNNWRSDKTIPLTQVVDSFQVFSLNKGSEGELSKASKLELENAFGTSKDVDVCSKILSEGKITPHRQHQGVKQF
- the git1 gene encoding C2 domain protein Git1 → MQKTHIEPVVFYQWTARAIIMLSAVRSRRNSKQLDRESGLLEQIRDNLSLAMADCREGIPPIKIPGSYFHQAYNKLSQHPFVKLPSSCDSSNDLFFRIGISSFLNRLFQSDDEEMELLASHDNLDDLVLHLFNIMSSHYFSVEFTSVKFLIQSSQWLFYTLAECADEELEDPENASLYRFLSFLAECWPIYEKNCTLSRHLFLLGDFSLISYIKFMCGVFNFANYDAFISEVENLLPENVPLAAVSDIQISKYRAVNDKAEMKLEDFADHFAYEAYVDRECVYAENVTSRIFDNYPDLAGLFGASRLSDMDDTILTTIQKSNLYSLRPDDCTIYLYRLIESCFDYCHNEGSGFNNNVLWSVLRSFFNAWRIHPGTGCCIVLDVLRKFVEENILKFSQMRDLFHALFVLIRDCDYSTWTIRDSQQYSELLYYYHRKALSELVETLGFCPRSSEVSRLILDIMNNYIFCNPLFTKNQNDLNDVYNSFFSDLRLKFSEFFSKLVNQELAGDPETDLVGLRVVGMQLQATHETLKANFKTKIFNQLLVADVFAEVTLDLYFEKLPTLMKKYVNIPSSEISETSIDRINSLYKQSRDIVTSMNKSSLNYPEFYRYFSVEFVYRNLSIIIEKAIASIVPVIVQESFLPQQARFCSESSKTILDPLQESFDFLQKIDWPDDGEVYKFYIHIGKLIEKLIHHYVNCLQILYFANIDDNIFNPMKGQHFEGIPVDKLKEKANSLHKHYDKPSSFQVYEESLTLINTVRLVKDWMMVLNQRLDHKIIEEKSLPYKHAESVNCKFVFSVLAAHIMVPIDAPFEYYVVLQDEKSEFSRQTHSVRDAILPTWKEMMELRIKGRKCYKIALFQKNYETGSKEIYGCANVEIDPEKFKKEHDKTMWVDLNEGGRVLLKEQVLIIRESPGFYYSSLVDFLSVSEEKMLNAMSAGLITFIRGFMERGGLFKLVRYLNEEGEPERSNPEEDPDYKTVAEREQQGLLAEMDEVFYWFYVNMLPKPLFILLSRLWFNLVEIIRDILIPVTSKSPALQRIPLNRKELRVVYSWLNLFYDFFQNFRDIVPLDFLNTDDYKSVKSLKDYYFVKGHAMDDDDDDDDL
- the spo4 gene encoding serine/threonine protein kinase (DDK family) Spo4, whose protein sequence is MLSMLLPFGNTGIYANDVDREDLPEIAKLVQAFPSIEEDYHVVKLVGAGSFSSVFKAIDRHFDSYDNSYWITSQIENQNGHEKGKRLRQQFVAIKRVYATVLPSRIQTELEMLHELRGSECVLNMITAVRHQDQVLIVLPFIQHAEFRDFYMKYTLPEIATYLQDLLKGLAHIASKGIIHRDIKPGNFAWNPYTQRGVILDFGLAQWQVADTPSENCCIDRLRKLKQDGKYYDFYPFEKTIADPSDGYLVHDPRPTKRADRAGTRGFRAPEVLFRCQYQTSIIDVWSVGVILLCFLTRRYPFFRCEDDIDAIVELAHIFGRNQMSRCALLHGQIWSDNLTTVQDQKHNWLDLIGSITKSDENSLLDVSAGYEVALVIDLLDKLLELQPSKRLSAEAALEHDFFKVAGMHRMTYP